In Rutidosis leptorrhynchoides isolate AG116_Rl617_1_P2 chromosome 2, CSIRO_AGI_Rlap_v1, whole genome shotgun sequence, one genomic interval encodes:
- the LOC139892768 gene encoding transcription termination factor MTEF18, mitochondrial-like, whose amino-acid sequence MYRLSGGIFRFRHAFQYSTISPVHPSSGDRSSTNLMVDYLIHSLRFTKQDAVSLSAKGNLTHLKSTINSDLVLDLLKNYGLNLTQIKEIVSSVPKILTCKANKTLEPKIRVFQELGLSGSDLVSLVKRNPEMFGFGLHTRIMPGLNLLRKILGSDENVIKAINRSRWLCFTNYSMKRLSTNISALQNFGLMNERIVKFMISNPEKLMVSPKLLESKMSYVEEKLGISRDLPSFIHAVSVTLYCTDSDIEKKMQIFKSFGWSDSEIAMLFRNQPYCLNKSDGNLVEKLEYYMNEIGYTPLYLISCNSFFTFSLKKRVIPRNKMLSILKEKALVNEKPNLITIVSWSEQKFLNFLRGFEDDIPGLCETYIGMFDIKKVP is encoded by the coding sequence ATGTATCGCTTATCCGGCGGCATCTTCCGGTTCCGGCATGCTTTCCAGTACTCCACAATCTCTCCCGTTCATCCATCCTCCGGCGACCGTAGCTCCACCAATCTGATGGTCGACTACTTAATCCATTCCCTTCGATTCACCAAACAAGACGCCGTTTCGCTCTCTGCAAAAGGTAACCTAACTCATCTCAAATCTACCATTAATTCCGATTTAGTTCTTGATCTCctcaaaaactatggattaaaccTTACCCAGATTAAAGAGATTGTATCTTCTGTTCCCAAAATCCTTACTTGCAAAGCCAACAAAACCTTAGaacccaaaattagggtttttcAAGAACTCGGGTTATCCGGGTCGGATCTTGTCAGTTTAGTTAAGAGAAACCCGGAGATGTTCGGGTTTGGTTTACATACCCGGATCATGCCTGGTCTTAATCTTCTTAGAAAAATACTGGGTAGTGATGAAAATGTGATTAAAGCTATCAACAGATCAAGATGGTTGTGTTTTACTAATTATTCAATGAAAAGGTTGTCAACCAATATTTCAGCTTTACAGAATTTTGGTTTAATGAATGAGAGGATTGTTAAGTTCATGATAAGTAACCCCGAAAAGCTTATGGTGAGCCCTAAGTTACTCGAAAGTAAGATGAGTTATGTCGAAGAAAAATTGGGGATTTCGCGTGATTTACCTAGTTTCATACATGCTGTTAGTGTTACTTTATATTGTACTGATTCTGATATAGAGAAAAAGATGCAAATTTTTAAGAGTTTTGGTTGGTCTGATTCGGAGATTGCGATGTTGTTCAGGAATCAGCCCTATTGTTTGAATAAATCGGACGGTAATCTAGTTGAGAAGTTGGAGTATTACATGAATGAAATTGGGTACACGCCTTTGTATTTGATAAGTTGCAATTCGTTCTTTACGTTTAGTCTGAAGAAAAGGGTTATACCCAGGAACAAGATGTTGAGTATCTTGAAAGAGAAGGCGTTAGTGAACGAGAAGCCTAATCTTATTACGATCGTGTCTTGGTCTGAGCAAAAGTTTCTTAACTTCTTGCGGGGTTTTGAGGACGACATCCCTGGTTTGTGTGAAACGTACATTGGTATGTT